One Capricornis sumatraensis isolate serow.1 chromosome 8, serow.2, whole genome shotgun sequence genomic region harbors:
- the CENPV gene encoding centromere protein V, with product MRRARSGGATKPRGQKRPGSSRAPASAPSADRARRPAAQAGGGNRAAARQPAAKRRSPPVQEAGPGEPPPVPPLPPPPPAALTASELDLGEQRERWETFQKRQRLSFEGAAKLLLDTYEYQGLVKHTGGCHCGAVRFEVWASADLHIFDCNCSICKKKQNKHFIVPASRFKLLKGADSITTYTFNTHKAQHTFCKRCGVQSFYSPRSNPGGFGIAPHCLDEGTVRSVVVEEFNGSDWEKAMKEHKTIKNMSKE from the exons ATGCGGCGGGCGAGAAGCGGCGGAGCGACCAAGCCACGCGGGCAGAAGCGGCCGGGGTCCTCCAGGGCCCCCGCCTCGGCCCCTAGTGCCGACCGCGCACGGCGGCCCGCAGCCCAGGCCGGGGGCGGGAACCGGGCGGCGGCGAGGCAGCCGGCGGCCAAGCGACGGTCGCCGCCGGTGCAGGAGGCGGGCCCCGGGGAGCCGCCGCCGGTGCCGCCGTTGCCCCCGCCTCCGCCCGCGGCGCTCACCGCGTCCGAGCTGGACCTGGGCGAGCAGCGGGAGCGCTGGGAGACCTTCCAAAAGCGGCAGAGGCTCAGCTTCGAGGGCGCCGCCAAGCTGCTGCTGGACACTTA CGAATACCAGGGCCTGGTGAAACACACAGGAGGCTGCCACTGTGGGGCGGTGCGCTTTGAAGTTTGGGCCTCGGCTGACCTGCACATCTTTGACTGCAA CTGCAGCATCTGCAAGAAGAAGCAGAACAAACACTTCATTGTCCCGGCCTCTCGCTTCAAGCTTCTGAAG GGAGCCGACAGCATCACCACGTACACCTTCAATACCCACAAGGCGCAGCACACCTTCTGTAAGCGCTGCGGCGTCCAGAGCTTTTATTCTCCCCGCTCTAACCCTGGAGGCTTCG GGATTGCCCCCCACTGCCTGGACGAGGGCACCGTGCGCAGCGTGGTGGTGGAGGAGTTCAATGGCAGCGACTGGGAGAAGGCCATGAAGGAGCATAAGACCATCAAGAACATGTCCAAGGAGTGA